One window from the genome of Roseisolibacter agri encodes:
- a CDS encoding protein kinase domain-containing protein — translation MPPESSPARWAAVRAAAEAALDLSPDERAGYLTSACGGDAQLRAEVERLVRACEDAAAADGFLREPAAAFASPMLDRVTSPGDDDADGVPEALRAALDAEGYAVERELARGGMAVVYLANDRRHARPVAIKVLPRRVRAAVSAGRFLAEIRVTAGLTHPHILPLHASGEADGRLYYVMPYVDGETLRQRMTRERPLPVPVVIQLLREIAGALDYAHRQGIVHRDVKPENVLLVDGHAVVADFGIARAVSRARTDRVAGAADDAFRTQPGRMLGTPAYLAPEQARGEPATDHRVDLYALGVIAYEALAGAHPFGARTPDAMRAAHCAETPAPLATRRADVPPALAALVTRLLAKEPAARPRSAADVVRALDAVDARAPGRPRSRRIALGLWAAALAVVGALAVQRLAARGDARSAVVAAHSATRPSVAVLPFVNTGGAASDEPLSDGLTDELIATLGKVPGLDVIARTSVFALKGRRLGVRAVAETLGVATVLEGSLRRAGSRLKVTAQLVRAADGTVLWTESYDRELRDVLTMQEQIARAIAATLQVRLTGAGAARFGARAIADPVAYELFLKGRYVFNAGTGRDELLQAARFFDAAIARDPTFAPAHAGLSDVHARLSVFGYGRARDEMPRARAAALRALALDGTLAAAHVALAHTLYVHDFAPDSAERTIRRGIALDPGYVLGRTMFAIMLQFQGRFAEAHAQLDTAAALDPLASIVGTVRGRAYVNARRPDDAIRAMRAALELNPRADLAWQQLGHAYLQKGMAAEALDALRRAAALTGARDSATLAYGLAVTGNRTAARRIVAALEASTARRFVPPFELAIAHTGLGDADAAFAWIDRALTARDVFPDAVSGTIALAPLHTDARWPAMLRRYLAAR, via the coding sequence ATGCCGCCTGAGTCGTCGCCCGCGCGCTGGGCGGCGGTGCGCGCGGCGGCGGAGGCGGCGCTCGACCTGTCGCCCGACGAGCGCGCCGGCTACCTGACGAGCGCCTGCGGCGGCGACGCACAGCTGCGCGCGGAGGTCGAGCGCCTCGTGCGGGCCTGCGAGGACGCGGCGGCCGCGGACGGCTTCCTGCGCGAGCCCGCGGCGGCCTTCGCGTCGCCGATGCTCGACCGCGTGACGTCGCCCGGCGACGACGACGCGGACGGCGTCCCGGAGGCGCTGCGTGCCGCCCTCGATGCGGAGGGCTACGCGGTGGAGCGCGAGCTGGCGCGCGGGGGCATGGCGGTCGTCTACCTCGCGAACGACCGCCGGCACGCGCGGCCGGTCGCGATCAAGGTGCTGCCGCGCCGCGTGCGCGCCGCCGTGAGCGCCGGGCGCTTCCTGGCCGAGATCCGGGTGACGGCGGGGCTGACGCATCCGCACATCCTGCCGCTGCACGCGTCGGGCGAGGCGGACGGACGCCTGTACTATGTCATGCCGTACGTGGACGGCGAGACGCTGCGGCAGCGCATGACGCGCGAGCGTCCGCTGCCGGTGCCGGTCGTGATCCAGCTGCTGCGCGAGATCGCGGGCGCGCTGGACTACGCGCACCGCCAGGGCATCGTCCACCGCGACGTGAAGCCGGAGAACGTGCTGCTGGTGGACGGGCACGCGGTCGTGGCCGACTTCGGGATCGCGCGCGCGGTCAGCCGGGCGCGCACCGATCGTGTCGCCGGGGCCGCGGACGACGCGTTCCGCACGCAGCCCGGCCGCATGCTCGGCACGCCCGCGTACCTCGCCCCGGAGCAGGCGCGGGGCGAGCCGGCGACCGACCACCGCGTCGACCTCTACGCGCTGGGCGTGATCGCGTACGAGGCGCTCGCCGGCGCGCATCCGTTCGGCGCCCGCACGCCGGACGCGATGCGGGCGGCGCACTGCGCGGAGACGCCGGCGCCCCTCGCGACGCGACGCGCGGACGTGCCGCCCGCGCTGGCCGCGCTGGTGACGCGGCTGCTGGCCAAGGAGCCGGCCGCGCGTCCGCGGAGCGCGGCCGACGTCGTGCGTGCGCTCGACGCGGTCGATGCGCGCGCACCCGGGAGGCCGCGCTCGCGACGCATCGCGCTCGGCCTCTGGGCGGCGGCGCTGGCGGTCGTCGGCGCGCTGGCCGTGCAGCGGCTGGCGGCGCGCGGCGACGCGCGGTCGGCCGTCGTCGCCGCGCATTCCGCCACACGCCCGTCGGTCGCGGTGCTGCCGTTCGTGAACACGGGCGGCGCCGCCTCGGACGAGCCCCTGTCGGACGGCCTGACCGACGAGCTGATCGCCACGCTCGGCAAGGTGCCGGGGCTGGACGTGATCGCGCGCACCTCCGTCTTCGCGCTCAAGGGGCGGCGGCTCGGGGTGCGCGCCGTCGCCGAGACGCTCGGCGTCGCGACCGTGCTGGAGGGCAGCCTGCGCCGCGCGGGCAGCCGCCTGAAGGTCACCGCGCAGCTGGTGCGCGCGGCCGACGGCACGGTGCTGTGGACGGAGTCGTACGACCGCGAGCTGCGCGACGTGCTCACGATGCAGGAGCAGATCGCGCGCGCGATCGCCGCGACGCTGCAGGTGCGCCTGACCGGCGCGGGCGCCGCGCGCTTCGGGGCCCGCGCGATCGCCGACCCGGTCGCGTACGAGCTGTTCCTGAAGGGGCGCTACGTGTTCAACGCGGGCACCGGTCGCGACGAGCTCCTGCAGGCCGCGCGCTTCTTCGACGCCGCGATCGCGCGCGACCCGACCTTCGCGCCGGCGCACGCCGGGCTGTCCGACGTCCATGCGCGGCTGTCGGTGTTCGGCTACGGCCGCGCGCGCGACGAGATGCCGCGCGCGCGGGCCGCGGCGCTGCGCGCCCTCGCGCTGGACGGCACGCTGGCCGCCGCGCACGTGGCGCTGGCGCACACGCTGTACGTCCACGACTTCGCGCCGGACTCCGCCGAGCGCACGATCCGCCGCGGGATCGCGCTCGATCCGGGCTACGTGCTGGGCCGCACGATGTTCGCGATCATGCTCCAGTTCCAGGGCCGCTTCGCCGAGGCGCACGCGCAGCTCGACACGGCGGCGGCCCTCGATCCGCTGGCGTCCATCGTGGGCACGGTGCGCGGCCGCGCGTACGTGAACGCGCGCCGGCCGGACGACGCCATCCGCGCCATGCGCGCCGCGCTGGAGCTCAACCCGCGTGCCGACCTCGCGTGGCAGCAGCTCGGCCACGCCTACCTGCAGAAGGGCATGGCCGCGGAGGCGCTCGACGCGCTGCGCCGCGCGGCGGCGCTCACCGGAGCGCGCGACTCGGCGACCCTGGCGTATGGGCTCGCGGTCACGGGCAATCGGACGGCGGCGCGGCGCATCGTGGCGGCGCTGGAGGCGTCCACCGCGCGGCGCTTCGTGCCACCGTTCGAGCTGGCCATCGCGCACACGGGGCTGGGCGATGCGGACGCGGCGTTCGCGTGGATCGACCGCGCACTGACGGCGCGCGACGTCTTCCCGGACGCGGTGTCCGGCACCATCGCCCTGGCACCGCTGCACACCGACGCCCGATGGCCGGCGATGTTGCGACGCTATCTGGCCGCGCGCTGA
- a CDS encoding DoxX family protein: MRRESSPDAVLIWALSIVLAAVFLLDGASKLLGLQILPVAAAAAVRGFPVGIPYLVGLLEIAGGVALLIPASATFGALALAGLMVPAALTEWMRGGGQVWLPLLILALLLVVAWRRNATSVRARGAAFAAAPHRTLYDGILAGLVGAAVIALWFLVIDTIDGRPLFTPATLGRGMLGVLAPGREDLSVGTLVSAYTVFHVAAFIVVGLLAAFVADVAEREPSILFGFLLLFAVVEVGIYVLVAILDVASPLGSHAWLPIMVGNLIAVLTMSAVFWRRRPALREQFRRSLDLEPGHADRFLTPPPAPR; encoded by the coding sequence ATGCGCCGCGAGTCCAGCCCTGACGCCGTCCTCATCTGGGCACTGAGCATCGTGCTCGCCGCCGTGTTCCTGCTCGACGGCGCCTCGAAGCTGCTCGGGCTCCAGATCCTTCCGGTCGCCGCCGCCGCGGCGGTGCGCGGCTTCCCGGTCGGCATCCCGTACCTCGTGGGGCTGCTGGAGATCGCCGGCGGCGTCGCGCTGCTGATCCCGGCCAGCGCGACCTTCGGCGCGCTGGCGCTGGCGGGCCTGATGGTCCCGGCCGCGCTCACCGAATGGATGCGCGGCGGCGGCCAGGTGTGGCTGCCGCTGCTGATCCTCGCGCTGCTGCTGGTGGTCGCGTGGCGCCGCAACGCCACCAGCGTGCGCGCGCGCGGCGCGGCGTTCGCCGCGGCGCCGCACCGCACGCTCTACGACGGGATCCTCGCGGGCCTCGTGGGCGCGGCGGTGATCGCGCTCTGGTTCCTCGTCATCGACACGATCGACGGACGCCCGCTGTTCACGCCCGCCACGCTCGGCCGCGGGATGCTGGGCGTGCTGGCGCCGGGCCGCGAGGACCTGAGCGTCGGCACGCTGGTCTCGGCGTACACCGTCTTCCACGTCGCGGCGTTCATCGTCGTCGGGCTGCTGGCGGCGTTCGTGGCCGACGTGGCGGAGCGCGAGCCGTCGATCCTGTTCGGCTTCCTGCTGCTGTTCGCGGTGGTGGAGGTCGGGATCTACGTCCTCGTCGCGATCCTCGACGTCGCCTCCCCGCTCGGCTCGCACGCGTGGCTGCCGATCATGGTCGGCAACCTGATCGCGGTGCTGACGATGAGCGCGGTGTTCTGGCGCCGCCGCCCCGCGCTGCGCGAGCAGTTCCGTCGCTCGCTGGACCTCGAGCCGGGGCACGCGGACCGGTTCCTGACGCCGCCGCCGGCGCCCCGCTAG
- a CDS encoding MFS transporter yields the protein MEAVPAPTAPPTPYAPPAPPTPERPAGLLARLGLGTPALRAWAMYDWANSAIFTVVVTAVFPTYFARVPASALPGATATARYSLATTIALLVAVVLSPVVGAIGDARPVKKRLLGLCVGVGALATAALGLAGDGDWRLALLAFGVVNVAVNASTVVYDALLPHLAPREDLDRASAAGYAIGYLGGGVALAVALLAILKPEWLGLGALAAREPSAPTRVAFVGVAAWWALFTLPLLRRVPEPPAAPATDASPGTVVVVREAFRGLAHTVRTLRRMPDAWRFLIAFVLYNDAINTIIRMAAVYGSELGLGQTSLIGAILVVQFLGIPFAFAFGWLAGKVGAKRSILGALAVYGVISAIAYALRTERDFWVLAILVATVQGGAQALSRSLYASLVPASRSGEFFGLFSVFSRFGGMMGPLAMALVTTLTGSSRLGIVSVVLFFAAGAFVLSRVDVARGRGQAVALDEAEGATPV from the coding sequence ATGGAAGCCGTCCCGGCGCCGACCGCGCCGCCCACCCCGTACGCGCCGCCTGCTCCGCCGACTCCGGAGCGCCCGGCCGGCCTGCTCGCGCGCCTCGGCCTCGGCACGCCGGCGCTGCGCGCGTGGGCGATGTACGACTGGGCCAACTCGGCCATCTTCACGGTCGTCGTGACGGCGGTCTTCCCGACGTACTTCGCGCGCGTGCCCGCGAGCGCGCTGCCCGGCGCCACGGCCACGGCGCGCTACTCGCTCGCCACCACCATCGCGCTGCTGGTCGCGGTCGTGCTGTCGCCGGTCGTCGGCGCGATCGGCGATGCGCGGCCGGTGAAGAAGCGGCTGCTCGGCCTCTGCGTCGGCGTCGGCGCGCTGGCGACGGCGGCGCTCGGCCTCGCGGGCGACGGCGACTGGCGCCTCGCGCTGCTGGCGTTCGGCGTCGTCAACGTCGCGGTCAACGCGAGCACCGTCGTCTACGACGCGCTCCTGCCGCACCTCGCGCCGCGCGAGGACCTCGACCGCGCGTCGGCGGCGGGCTACGCGATCGGCTACCTGGGCGGCGGCGTCGCGCTGGCGGTCGCGCTGCTCGCGATCCTCAAGCCCGAGTGGCTGGGGCTCGGCGCGCTGGCGGCGCGCGAGCCGTCGGCGCCCACGCGCGTCGCGTTCGTGGGCGTGGCCGCGTGGTGGGCGCTGTTCACGCTCCCGCTGCTGCGTCGCGTGCCCGAGCCGCCGGCTGCGCCCGCGACCGACGCGTCGCCCGGCACCGTGGTCGTCGTGCGCGAGGCGTTCCGCGGGCTCGCGCACACCGTGCGCACGCTGCGCCGCATGCCCGACGCGTGGCGCTTCCTGATCGCGTTCGTGCTCTACAACGACGCCATCAACACGATCATCCGTATGGCCGCCGTCTACGGCTCCGAGCTGGGGCTCGGCCAGACGTCGCTCATCGGCGCGATCCTCGTCGTGCAGTTCCTCGGGATCCCGTTCGCGTTCGCGTTCGGCTGGCTGGCGGGGAAGGTGGGCGCCAAGCGGTCGATCCTCGGCGCGCTCGCGGTCTACGGCGTCATCAGCGCGATCGCGTACGCGCTGCGCACGGAGCGCGACTTCTGGGTGCTCGCGATCCTCGTCGCGACGGTGCAGGGCGGCGCGCAGGCGCTCAGCCGCTCGCTCTACGCGAGCCTCGTCCCCGCGTCGCGCTCGGGCGAATTCTTCGGGCTGTTCAGCGTCTTCAGCCGCTTCGGCGGGATGATGGGCCCCCTGGCGATGGCGCTCGTGACGACGCTCACCGGCTCCAGCCGGCTCGGCATCGTCTCGGTGGTGCTCTTCTTCGCGGCGGGCGCGTTCGTGCTGTCGCGCGTGGACGTCGCGCGCGGCCGCGGTCAGGCGGTGGCGCTGGACGAGGCGGAGGGCGCGACGCCGGTCTGA
- a CDS encoding 1-acyl-sn-glycerol-3-phosphate acyltransferase: protein MPVHHQVGRFGAFVARTFYRLEIAGERPGADGPLLVVANHPNSLLDPALVTLAVGRPARFLAKAPLFTDRNVGWLVRASGAIPVHRRQDGEAPPGGNDDTFRAAEAALLAGDAIALFPEGISHAQPGLAPLKTGAARLALQTAARLGRAFPLVPVGITLDDRAIFRSPGLLVIGAGVPWDDLAADAVRDAQAGGAASEPARVRELTARIGAALHGVTVSFASWEDARLVALADEVHAADALPGETRLERRRLGAELLARMRDDAAAHDAAMQLGDDLRRHRRLLGALRLSPADLAVPTDAGTAVTWALRRLHLLVLGALAAVGTVLGWVPYQATGRIARLFPGAESVDVRATAKALVGAACFLLWTLLLTVLAGVIGGWWAALATLVGVPPLLLLALLTAEGWRDAWRDARRFLTLRRRSGRVAELRARQAELARRIEAMVARAEALPSGDGHVMPGPERPTAARMNV from the coding sequence ATGCCCGTCCACCATCAGGTCGGCCGTTTCGGCGCGTTCGTCGCGCGCACGTTCTACCGGCTGGAGATCGCCGGCGAGCGCCCCGGCGCGGACGGACCGCTGCTCGTCGTCGCCAACCATCCGAACTCGCTGCTCGACCCGGCGCTGGTGACGCTCGCCGTCGGGCGGCCCGCGCGCTTCCTCGCGAAGGCGCCGCTGTTCACCGACCGCAACGTCGGCTGGCTGGTGCGCGCGAGCGGCGCGATCCCGGTGCACCGGCGGCAGGATGGCGAGGCGCCGCCCGGCGGCAACGACGACACCTTCCGCGCGGCCGAGGCGGCGCTGCTCGCGGGCGACGCGATCGCGCTCTTCCCGGAAGGCATCAGCCACGCGCAGCCCGGCCTCGCGCCGCTCAAGACCGGCGCCGCGCGGCTCGCGCTGCAGACGGCCGCGCGCCTCGGCCGTGCGTTCCCGCTCGTGCCGGTGGGCATCACGCTCGACGACCGCGCGATCTTCCGCTCGCCCGGGCTGCTGGTGATCGGCGCGGGGGTGCCGTGGGACGACCTCGCCGCCGACGCCGTGCGCGACGCGCAGGCCGGCGGCGCGGCGAGCGAGCCCGCGCGCGTGCGCGAGCTGACGGCGCGCATCGGCGCCGCGCTGCACGGCGTGACGGTGAGCTTCGCGTCGTGGGAGGACGCGCGCCTCGTCGCGCTGGCCGACGAGGTGCACGCCGCGGACGCGCTGCCCGGCGAGACGCGGCTCGAGCGGCGGCGCCTGGGCGCGGAGCTGCTCGCGCGAATGCGCGACGACGCGGCCGCGCACGACGCCGCGATGCAGCTCGGCGACGACCTGCGGCGCCACCGCCGCCTGCTCGGCGCGCTGCGGCTGTCGCCCGCAGACCTCGCGGTGCCGACCGACGCCGGCACCGCGGTCACGTGGGCGCTGCGTCGCCTGCACCTGCTCGTCCTCGGCGCGCTGGCGGCCGTCGGCACGGTGCTCGGCTGGGTGCCGTACCAGGCGACGGGGCGCATCGCGCGGCTCTTCCCCGGCGCCGAGTCCGTGGACGTGCGCGCCACGGCGAAGGCGCTGGTGGGCGCGGCCTGCTTCCTCCTCTGGACGCTGCTGCTGACGGTCCTCGCGGGCGTCATCGGCGGCTGGTGGGCCGCGCTGGCGACGCTCGTCGGCGTGCCGCCGCTGCTGCTGCTCGCGCTGCTGACGGCGGAGGGGTGGCGCGACGCGTGGCGCGACGCACGCCGCTTCCTCACGCTGCGCCGGCGCAGCGGCCGGGTGGCCGAGCTGCGCGCGCGGCAGGCGGAGCTCGCGCGCCGCATCGAGGCGATGGTGGCGCGCGCGGAGGCGCTGCCGAGTGGCGACGGGCACGTCATGCCGGGACCTGAACGGCCAACGGCAGCAAGGATGAACGTCTGA
- a CDS encoding serine/threonine-protein kinase, with product MPDVSDRFQTMLAGRYTIDRELGQGGMATVYVARDVKHHRMVALKVMHAGLAASMGPDRFEREVMVAARLQHPHIVTVYDSGETAGRYWYTMPYVAGESLRQRLAREGWLSVAEAVRITREIARALDYAHRRDIVHRDVKPENVLLTEEGQALLTDFGLARALHATPDSTLGRGAGTGAGFFVGTPTYMSPEQGTGEHPVDARADIYALACVTFEMLTGEPPHPGASMEAIFARRLEEPPPSVRERRRDVPEHVDAALRRAMSRHPAERFPTAFSFGQALDAQAADGWTGATPTPPGMPAVPTTPAAAASAFAPATATATATAAMNAESPALLRWNRTLLALAGIVTLGALAVLGAVVLR from the coding sequence GTGCCCGACGTCAGCGACCGCTTCCAGACCATGCTCGCGGGGCGCTACACGATCGACCGCGAGCTCGGGCAGGGGGGCATGGCCACCGTCTACGTCGCGCGCGACGTGAAGCACCACCGCATGGTGGCGCTCAAGGTCATGCACGCGGGCCTCGCGGCGTCGATGGGCCCCGACCGGTTCGAGCGCGAGGTGATGGTCGCCGCGCGGCTGCAGCATCCGCACATCGTCACCGTCTACGACTCGGGCGAGACCGCGGGCCGCTACTGGTACACGATGCCGTACGTCGCCGGCGAGAGCCTGCGGCAGCGGCTCGCCCGCGAGGGGTGGCTGTCGGTGGCGGAGGCGGTGCGCATCACGCGCGAGATCGCGCGGGCGCTGGACTACGCGCACCGCCGCGACATCGTCCACCGCGACGTGAAGCCGGAGAACGTGCTCCTCACCGAGGAGGGGCAGGCGCTGCTGACCGACTTCGGCCTCGCGCGCGCGCTCCACGCGACGCCCGACTCCACGCTCGGCCGCGGCGCGGGCACGGGCGCGGGCTTCTTCGTCGGTACGCCGACGTACATGAGCCCCGAGCAGGGCACGGGCGAGCATCCCGTGGACGCGCGCGCCGACATCTACGCGCTGGCGTGCGTGACGTTCGAGATGCTGACGGGTGAGCCGCCGCACCCGGGCGCGAGCATGGAGGCGATCTTCGCCCGCCGGCTGGAGGAACCACCGCCGTCGGTGCGCGAGCGGCGACGCGACGTGCCGGAGCACGTGGACGCCGCGCTGCGGCGCGCGATGTCGCGCCATCCGGCCGAGCGCTTCCCGACCGCGTTCTCGTTCGGGCAGGCGCTGGACGCGCAGGCCGCCGACGGGTGGACGGGCGCGACGCCCACGCCGCCGGGCATGCCGGCCGTCCCCACGACGCCGGCCGCCGCGGCATCGGCGTTCGCGCCCGCGACCGCGACCGCGACCGCGACCGCTGCGATGAATGCCGAGTCGCCCGCGCTGCTCCGCTGGAACCGCACGCTGCTGGCGCTCGCCGGCATCGTCACGCTCGGCGCGCTGGCGGTGCTGGGAGCGGTCGTGCTGCGCTGA
- a CDS encoding neutral zinc metallopeptidase produces the protein MTTRSVLLHARTLVAAALVAGLTTAAAPDAPLPLQRMGAGDTPTVTVTLADVQASNAKAAMAYGALVPMWRAHFADVGARFVAPQVARFRGAGVRTPCGAVTANNAAYCPRDNRIYFDEIFLAAQAKRAAMQLGTDGDMAAVGVIAHEMGHAVAIQLGQMSRYTYQNERTADCLAGAFARQADADGQLEPGDIDEAFFGMAAAADPTPELTGDRRADRAILVRAALMGHGTEAQRTANFRAGLESGPGACLEVFRDG, from the coding sequence ATGACGACTCGGTCCGTCCTGCTGCATGCCCGCACCCTCGTCGCCGCCGCGCTCGTCGCGGGGCTGACCACCGCCGCCGCGCCCGACGCGCCGCTGCCCCTGCAGCGCATGGGCGCGGGCGACACGCCCACCGTCACCGTCACGCTGGCCGACGTGCAGGCGTCCAACGCCAAGGCCGCGATGGCGTACGGCGCGCTCGTGCCCATGTGGCGCGCCCACTTCGCCGACGTCGGCGCGCGCTTCGTGGCGCCGCAGGTCGCGCGCTTCCGCGGCGCGGGCGTGCGCACGCCCTGCGGCGCGGTGACCGCCAACAACGCGGCCTACTGCCCGCGCGACAACCGCATCTACTTCGACGAGATCTTCCTCGCCGCGCAGGCCAAGCGTGCGGCCATGCAGCTCGGCACCGACGGCGACATGGCCGCGGTCGGCGTGATCGCCCACGAGATGGGCCACGCGGTCGCGATCCAGCTCGGCCAGATGTCGCGCTACACCTACCAGAACGAGCGCACCGCCGACTGCCTGGCGGGCGCGTTCGCGCGGCAGGCCGACGCCGACGGCCAGCTGGAGCCCGGCGACATCGACGAGGCATTCTTCGGCATGGCGGCCGCGGCCGACCCGACGCCCGAGCTCACCGGCGACCGGCGCGCCGACCGCGCGATCCTCGTGCGCGCGGCGCTCATGGGCCACGGCACCGAGGCGCAGCGCACCGCGAACTTCCGCGCGGGGCTGGAGAGCGGCCCCGGCGCCTGCCTGGAGGTCTTCCGCGACGGCTGA
- a CDS encoding Ig-like domain-containing protein, with product MRRLLLRATLLAALPTLLGGCAADGTTATTLDARPTALGVVRGGDQSATVGSALPTALTVRVTTAQSTPVAGATVTFAVTAGSATLSPASATTDADGLASTQLTLGATPGTVQVTASVASVGLTATFLATATAAVTTPSASVACAADAAALMAVGQVTVLASVTSLCLPGGAAGAEYALVPFNGSTNAASRASLSVQASGVTAPGAVTAADLTAPLSDEGGLAALTTTGAVASRALVARTPLAALEARQRAVAARELAPRLGAARSWFATRSSARTGLSRAVIPRTAAVGDLVSLNANADDACTNARMRVARVAAIGSKSVVVADTGNPAGGYTDADYASIAATFDTLIAPVASESFGDPTDIDGNGKVVLFFTRAVNELTPASSGWYVGGFFWSRDLFPTTAATAGDACAASNAGELFYLMVPDPSGTINDNRFSKAGVSSVVIGTVAHEYQHLINASRRMYVNTSAADWEDTWLDEGLSHVAEELVFYRAAGLAARANLGAAALRRSSVSVDAFNEFQLENFGRFGDYLAATAVNSPYASDDSLATRGAAWAFLRYAADQKGGTESATWRALVNSTASGMANVRQVFGTESVALFRDWATSLFADDLTGVAARWQQPSWGYRSIFGALGGSGFPLATTTLTDGATRSVTLVGGGVAFLRVGVAANGAGSVAWGTLPTNVQMTVVRTR from the coding sequence ATGCGCCGCCTCCTCCTCCGCGCGACGCTGCTCGCCGCGCTGCCCACGCTGCTCGGCGGCTGCGCCGCCGACGGCACCACCGCCACCACGCTCGACGCCCGCCCGACCGCGCTCGGCGTCGTGCGCGGCGGCGACCAGAGCGCGACCGTCGGGAGCGCGCTGCCGACCGCGCTGACGGTGCGCGTCACCACGGCGCAGAGCACGCCCGTGGCCGGCGCGACGGTGACGTTCGCGGTCACGGCGGGGAGCGCGACGCTCTCGCCGGCCAGCGCCACCACCGACGCCGATGGCCTCGCGTCCACGCAGCTCACGCTCGGCGCGACGCCGGGCACGGTGCAGGTGACCGCGTCGGTCGCGAGCGTGGGGCTGACGGCGACCTTCCTCGCCACGGCGACCGCCGCCGTCACGACGCCGAGTGCCTCGGTCGCGTGCGCGGCGGACGCGGCGGCGCTGATGGCGGTGGGCCAGGTGACGGTGCTGGCGTCCGTGACGTCGCTCTGCCTGCCGGGCGGCGCGGCGGGCGCGGAGTACGCGCTCGTCCCGTTCAATGGCTCGACGAACGCCGCCAGCCGCGCGTCGCTGTCGGTGCAGGCCAGCGGCGTCACCGCGCCCGGCGCCGTCACGGCCGCGGACCTCACGGCCCCGCTGTCGGACGAAGGCGGGCTCGCGGCGCTGACGACGACCGGCGCCGTCGCCTCGCGAGCGCTCGTCGCGCGCACGCCGCTCGCCGCACTCGAGGCGCGGCAGCGCGCCGTCGCCGCGCGCGAGCTGGCGCCGCGGCTGGGCGCGGCCCGCAGCTGGTTCGCGACGCGTAGCAGCGCCCGCACCGGGCTCTCGCGCGCCGTCATCCCGCGCACCGCGGCGGTCGGCGACCTGGTGTCGCTCAACGCCAACGCGGACGACGCGTGCACGAACGCGCGCATGCGCGTGGCGCGGGTGGCCGCGATCGGCAGCAAGTCCGTCGTCGTCGCGGACACGGGCAACCCCGCCGGCGGCTACACCGACGCCGACTACGCGTCGATCGCCGCGACGTTCGACACGCTGATCGCGCCGGTGGCGAGCGAGAGCTTCGGCGACCCCACGGACATCGACGGCAACGGGAAGGTCGTGCTCTTCTTCACGCGCGCCGTGAACGAGTTGACGCCGGCGAGCAGCGGGTGGTACGTCGGCGGCTTCTTCTGGTCGCGCGACCTCTTCCCCACGACCGCGGCGACGGCGGGCGACGCCTGCGCCGCGAGCAACGCGGGGGAGCTGTTCTACCTCATGGTCCCCGATCCGTCGGGCACGATCAACGACAATCGCTTCTCGAAGGCGGGCGTGTCGTCGGTGGTGATCGGGACGGTGGCGCACGAGTACCAGCACCTCATCAACGCGTCGCGCCGCATGTACGTGAACACGAGCGCGGCGGACTGGGAGGACACCTGGCTGGACGAGGGCCTGAGCCACGTGGCCGAGGAGCTGGTGTTCTACCGCGCGGCGGGGCTGGCGGCGCGCGCGAACCTCGGCGCCGCGGCGCTGCGCCGCTCGAGCGTGTCCGTGGACGCGTTCAACGAGTTCCAGCTGGAGAACTTCGGGCGCTTCGGCGACTACCTGGCCGCCACGGCGGTCAACTCGCCGTATGCCAGCGACGACTCGCTCGCCACGCGCGGCGCGGCGTGGGCCTTCCTGCGCTACGCGGCCGACCAGAAGGGCGGCACGGAGTCGGCGACGTGGCGCGCGCTCGTGAACTCCACCGCGAGCGGGATGGCGAACGTGCGGCAGGTGTTCGGCACGGAGAGCGTGGCGCTGTTCCGCGACTGGGCGACGTCGCTGTTCGCCGACGACCTGACGGGCGTCGCCGCGCGCTGGCAGCAGCCCAGCTGGGGCTACCGTTCCATCTTTGGCGCGCTGGGCGGCAGCGGCTTCCCGCTGGCGACCACCACGCTCACCGACGGGGCCACCCGCAGCGTGACGCTGGTGGGCGGCGGGGTGGCGTTCCTGCGCGTCGGCGTGGCGGCGAACGGCGCGGGGAGCGTCGCGTGGGGCACGCTGCCGACCAACGTGCAGATGACGGTCGTGCGCACGCGCTGA